In Saccharothrix syringae, the following are encoded in one genomic region:
- a CDS encoding branched-chain amino acid aminotransferase yields MTTALPFHRTPDPQPATPERVAEVLAKPGFGQHFTDHMVTIRWNREQGWHDAAVEPYHSLELDPAAMVLHYGQAIFEGLKAYRQPDGSIASFRPEANAERFRASARRMAMPELPDELFLASIRELLAVDGRWVPSVPEESLYLRPFLYATEKGLGVRPAGEYLYVLIASPAGSYFAGGLKPVTVWLSTEYVRAAPGGTGAAKFAGNYAASLVAQAQAAEQGCDQVVWLDAVERRWVEEMGGMNLFFVLGSGADARVVTPELSGSLLPGITRDSLLRVAQDLGHAVEERRFSTEEWEKKAESGELTEVFACGTAAVITPVGHVKHSGGEFAVSGGRTGEVTLKLRSHLTGIQQGLVADPHGWMRKIG; encoded by the coding sequence ATGACGACAGCGTTGCCTTTCCACCGGACCCCCGACCCGCAGCCGGCGACCCCGGAGCGCGTTGCGGAGGTACTGGCGAAGCCGGGCTTCGGGCAGCACTTCACCGACCACATGGTGACGATCCGCTGGAACCGCGAACAGGGCTGGCACGACGCGGCGGTCGAGCCCTACCACTCGCTGGAGCTGGACCCGGCGGCCATGGTGCTGCACTACGGCCAGGCGATCTTCGAAGGGCTCAAGGCGTACCGCCAGCCCGACGGTTCGATCGCGTCCTTCCGCCCCGAGGCGAACGCCGAGCGCTTCCGCGCGTCGGCCCGCCGGATGGCCATGCCCGAGCTGCCCGACGAGCTGTTCCTGGCCTCGATCCGGGAACTGCTGGCCGTCGACGGGCGGTGGGTGCCCTCCGTGCCCGAGGAATCGCTCTACCTGCGGCCGTTCCTCTACGCCACCGAGAAGGGGCTGGGCGTGCGGCCGGCGGGCGAGTACCTCTACGTGCTCATCGCCTCGCCCGCCGGGTCGTACTTCGCCGGTGGCCTGAAGCCGGTCACGGTGTGGCTGTCGACGGAGTACGTCCGCGCGGCGCCCGGCGGCACCGGCGCGGCGAAGTTCGCGGGCAACTACGCGGCGTCGCTGGTGGCGCAGGCGCAGGCCGCCGAGCAGGGCTGCGACCAGGTGGTGTGGCTGGACGCGGTGGAGCGCCGCTGGGTGGAGGAGATGGGCGGGATGAACCTGTTCTTCGTCCTCGGCTCCGGCGCGGACGCGCGCGTGGTGACCCCGGAGCTGTCCGGGTCGCTGCTGCCGGGCATCACCCGCGACTCGCTGCTGCGGGTCGCGCAGGACCTGGGGCACGCGGTCGAGGAGCGCCGGTTCTCCACCGAGGAGTGGGAGAAGAAGGCCGAGTCCGGTGAGCTGACCGAGGTGTTCGCCTGCGGCACGGCCGCGGTCATCACGCCGGTCGGGCACGTCAAGCACTCGGGTGGCGAGTTCGCCGTCTCCGGCGGCCGCACCGGCGAGGTCACCCTGAAGCTGCGCAGCCACCTGACCGGCATCCAGCAGGGCCTCGTCGCCGACCCGCACGGGTGGATGAGGAAGATCGGCTAG
- the sucB gene encoding 2-oxoglutarate dehydrogenase, E2 component, dihydrolipoamide succinyltransferase: protein MAFSVQMPALGESVTEGTVTRWLKQEGDRVEVDEPLLEVSTDKVDTEIPSPAAGVLQKIVAQEDETVEVGAELAVIGDGSGSGDDDSTSGGGTAPAEEAQPEPQSAPDPQPEPQAEAAPRQQAPQSGGGAAEGTPVTMPALGESVTEGTVTRWLKSVGDSVEVDEPLLEVSTDKVDTEIPSPVAGTLLEITAGEDETVEVGGRLAVIGSGSPAPAPQQAPEPEPVREAPQQEAPKQAEQAPQQEAAPQQQAPQPPSQQPRQEAPESAAPAQEAPRQDESANGAPYVTPLVRKLASEHGIELSSLKGTGVGGRIRKQDVLAAVEAKKAPAPAAAPAAPAASAPAQRVATPAADTSGKRGTVQKLPRLRQIVAQRTRESLQVSAQLTQVFEVDVTKIARLRNRAKAAFEQREGTKLTFLPFFAKAAVEALKQHPVLNASIDEEKKEVVYHGAEHLGIAIDTERGLLNAVIANAGDLNLAGLSHKIGDLAARARANKLTPDELTGGTFSLTNLGSNGALFDTPIIQQPQVGILGVGVVKKRPVVITDENGDDTIAIRSMAYLALTYDHRLVDGADAGRFLTTVKNRLEEGAFEADLGL from the coding sequence ATGGCCTTCTCCGTCCAAATGCCCGCACTCGGCGAGAGCGTCACCGAGGGCACGGTCACCCGCTGGTTGAAGCAGGAGGGTGACCGCGTCGAGGTCGACGAGCCGTTGCTGGAGGTGTCGACCGACAAGGTCGACACCGAGATCCCGTCCCCCGCGGCGGGTGTGCTCCAGAAGATCGTCGCCCAGGAGGACGAGACCGTCGAGGTCGGCGCCGAGCTCGCCGTCATCGGCGACGGCTCGGGCTCCGGCGACGACGACTCGACCTCCGGCGGCGGCACCGCGCCCGCCGAGGAGGCGCAGCCGGAGCCCCAGTCGGCACCCGACCCGCAGCCGGAGCCGCAGGCCGAGGCCGCCCCGCGGCAGCAGGCGCCGCAGTCCGGCGGCGGTGCCGCCGAGGGCACCCCGGTGACCATGCCCGCGCTGGGCGAGAGCGTCACCGAGGGCACCGTGACCCGGTGGCTGAAGTCCGTCGGCGACTCCGTCGAGGTCGACGAGCCGCTGCTGGAGGTGTCCACCGACAAGGTCGACACCGAGATCCCGTCCCCGGTGGCCGGCACCCTGCTGGAGATCACCGCGGGCGAGGACGAGACCGTCGAGGTCGGCGGGCGGCTCGCGGTGATCGGCTCGGGTTCGCCCGCGCCGGCACCGCAGCAGGCCCCGGAGCCCGAGCCGGTCCGGGAGGCCCCGCAGCAGGAGGCCCCGAAGCAGGCCGAGCAGGCACCGCAGCAGGAGGCCGCGCCGCAGCAGCAGGCGCCGCAGCCGCCCTCGCAGCAGCCGCGGCAGGAGGCGCCCGAGTCCGCCGCCCCCGCCCAGGAGGCGCCGAGGCAGGACGAGTCCGCCAACGGCGCGCCGTACGTGACGCCGCTGGTGCGCAAGCTGGCGTCCGAGCACGGCATCGAGCTGTCGTCGCTGAAGGGCACCGGCGTCGGCGGCCGCATCCGCAAGCAGGACGTGCTGGCCGCCGTCGAGGCCAAGAAGGCACCGGCACCGGCCGCCGCGCCCGCCGCCCCGGCCGCGTCCGCGCCGGCCCAGCGGGTCGCCACGCCGGCCGCGGACACCAGCGGCAAGCGCGGCACCGTGCAGAAGCTGCCGCGGCTGCGGCAGATCGTGGCCCAGCGGACCCGCGAGTCGCTGCAGGTCTCGGCGCAGCTCACCCAGGTCTTCGAGGTGGACGTCACCAAGATCGCCCGGCTGCGCAACCGCGCCAAGGCCGCGTTCGAGCAGCGCGAGGGCACCAAGCTCACGTTCCTGCCCTTCTTCGCCAAGGCGGCGGTCGAGGCGCTGAAGCAGCACCCGGTGCTCAACGCCTCCATCGACGAGGAGAAGAAGGAGGTCGTGTACCACGGTGCCGAGCACCTGGGCATCGCGATCGACACCGAGCGCGGCCTGCTCAACGCGGTCATCGCCAACGCGGGCGACCTGAACCTGGCCGGCCTGTCGCACAAGATCGGCGACCTGGCCGCGCGGGCCCGCGCGAACAAGCTGACCCCGGACGAGCTGACCGGCGGCACGTTCTCGCTGACCAACCTGGGCAGCAACGGCGCGCTGTTCGACACGCCGATCATCCAGCAGCCGCAGGTCGGCATCCTGGGCGTGGGCGTGGTGAAGAAGCGCCCGGTGGTGATCACTGACGAGAACGGCGACGACACCATCGCCATCCGGTCCATGGCCTACCTGGCGCTGACCTACGACCACCGGCTGGTCGACGGCGCCGACGCGGGCCGCTTCCTGACCACGGTCAAGAACCGGCTGGAAGAGGGCGCGTTCGAGGCCGACCTGGGCCTGTAG
- a CDS encoding adenosylcobinamide-GDP ribazoletransferase, producing MRLALSWLTVLPVRVVGDVDARAARRAIALAPLVGVLLGAAAAGLLAVLPGLLGGFLVVGFLALATRGMHLDGLADTADGLGCYGPPERALAVMRDGGAGPFAVVALLVVLGAEAAALPVVGWGAVVLALAAGRAAFALCCLRGVPAARPEGLGALVAGSQPWWAAAAWWVALAVAGFLVDPWRGPAAVVLAAGLVLLLVRHARRRFGGITGDVLGAACETATLAVLAVCAL from the coding sequence ATGCGCCTGGCGCTGTCCTGGCTGACCGTGCTGCCCGTCCGCGTCGTCGGGGACGTCGACGCGCGGGCGGCGCGGCGGGCCATCGCCCTCGCGCCGCTGGTGGGCGTGCTGCTGGGCGCGGCCGCCGCGGGGCTGCTGGCCGTGCTGCCGGGGCTGCTCGGCGGCTTCCTGGTGGTGGGCTTCCTGGCCCTGGCCACCCGCGGCATGCACCTGGACGGGCTCGCCGACACCGCCGACGGGCTGGGCTGTTACGGCCCGCCCGAGCGGGCGCTGGCCGTGATGAGGGACGGTGGCGCCGGCCCGTTCGCGGTGGTCGCGCTGCTGGTGGTGCTGGGCGCCGAGGCCGCCGCCCTGCCGGTGGTCGGGTGGGGCGCGGTGGTGCTCGCCCTGGCCGCCGGGCGCGCGGCCTTCGCGCTGTGCTGCCTGCGCGGTGTGCCGGCGGCCCGGCCCGAGGGGCTGGGCGCGCTGGTGGCGGGGTCGCAGCCGTGGTGGGCGGCCGCCGCCTGGTGGGTCGCGCTGGCGGTCGCCGGGTTCCTGGTCGACCCGTGGCGGGGCCCGGCCGCGGTGGTGCTCGCGGCCGGGCTCGTGCTGCTGCTGGTGCGGCACGCGCGGAGGCGGTTCGGCGGGATCACCGGCGACGTGCTCGGCGCGGCCTGCGAGACCGCCACGCTCGCGGTGCTGGCGGTCTGCGCCCTCTAG
- a CDS encoding leucyl aminopeptidase translates to MTAPKLAITDSDLSTTAADAVVVGTVQGPDGLSLAGGAEAVDTAFDGGLVDVLAALGASGKQDEVVTLPTLGRLAAPVVVAVGLGKPAADGSVAEEQVRRASGAAARALAGKKRAVTTLSALHLGPAVEGTVMGAYAFTAYKSNKGDGPVARVDLVAPAEGTTRAHRAAVKASTAIAEAVTTTRDFVNTPPNDLFPASFAERAAALAKAEGLEVEVLDEKALRKQGFGGILGVGGGSSRPPRLVRITYRGPKAAKKVALVGKGITFDTGGISIKPAAGMDEMTSDMGGAAAVIATVVLAAKLKFPLEVTAWAPMAENMPSGTAYRPGDVLTMYGGKTVEVLNTDAEGRLILSDAIVRACEDAPDYLIETSTLTGAQVVSLGKRTAGVMGTDEFRDRVAELGRAVGEQAWAMPLPEELRADIDSRVADLANVAGHRFGGMLTAGIFLREFVAEGVSWAHIDVAGPAFHSGAPYGYTTKGGTGTPVRTLAAVLADIAANG, encoded by the coding sequence GTGACCGCGCCCAAACTCGCCATCACCGACAGTGACCTGAGCACCACCGCCGCGGACGCCGTGGTGGTGGGCACCGTGCAGGGCCCGGACGGGCTCTCCCTCGCCGGCGGGGCCGAGGCGGTGGACACCGCGTTCGACGGCGGCCTGGTGGACGTGCTCGCCGCCCTCGGCGCGAGCGGCAAGCAGGACGAGGTCGTGACCCTGCCCACGCTGGGCAGGCTGGCCGCGCCGGTCGTCGTCGCCGTCGGCCTGGGCAAGCCCGCCGCCGACGGCTCGGTCGCCGAGGAGCAGGTGCGCCGCGCCTCCGGTGCCGCCGCCCGCGCCCTGGCCGGCAAGAAGCGCGCGGTGACCACGCTGTCCGCGCTGCACCTCGGCCCGGCCGTCGAGGGCACCGTGATGGGCGCGTACGCGTTCACCGCGTACAAGTCGAACAAGGGCGACGGCCCGGTCGCGCGGGTCGACCTCGTCGCGCCCGCCGAGGGCACCACCCGGGCCCACCGGGCGGCGGTGAAGGCGTCCACCGCCATCGCCGAGGCCGTGACCACCACCCGCGACTTCGTCAACACCCCGCCGAACGACCTGTTCCCGGCCTCGTTCGCCGAGCGCGCCGCCGCGCTGGCCAAGGCCGAGGGCCTGGAGGTCGAGGTGCTGGACGAGAAGGCGCTGCGCAAGCAGGGCTTCGGCGGCATCCTCGGCGTCGGCGGCGGGTCGAGCCGCCCGCCGCGCCTGGTGCGCATCACCTACCGCGGCCCCAAGGCCGCCAAGAAGGTCGCCCTGGTCGGCAAGGGCATCACCTTCGACACCGGCGGCATCTCGATCAAGCCGGCGGCCGGCATGGACGAGATGACCTCGGACATGGGCGGCGCGGCGGCCGTGATCGCCACCGTGGTGCTGGCGGCGAAGCTGAAGTTCCCGCTGGAGGTCACCGCGTGGGCGCCGATGGCGGAGAACATGCCGTCGGGCACCGCCTACCGGCCCGGCGACGTGCTGACCATGTACGGCGGCAAGACCGTCGAGGTGCTCAACACCGACGCCGAGGGCCGGCTGATCCTGTCCGACGCGATCGTGCGGGCCTGCGAGGACGCGCCGGACTACCTGATCGAGACCTCCACGCTGACCGGCGCGCAGGTCGTGTCGCTGGGCAAGCGCACGGCGGGCGTGATGGGCACCGACGAGTTCCGCGACCGGGTGGCCGAGCTGGGCCGCGCGGTGGGCGAGCAGGCGTGGGCCATGCCGCTGCCGGAGGAGCTGCGGGCCGACATCGACTCGCGGGTGGCCGACCTCGCCAACGTGGCCGGGCACCGGTTCGGCGGCATGCTCACCGCGGGCATCTTCCTGCGCGAGTTCGTGGCCGAGGGCGTGTCGTGGGCGCACATCGACGTGGCCGGGCCCGCGTTCCACAGCGGCGCGCCGTACGGCTACACGACCAAGGGCGGCACGGGCACGCCGGTGCGCACCCTGGCCGCGGTGCTGGCGGACATCGCCGCGAACGGCTGA
- a CDS encoding APC family permease gives MTIPPRAGAVVLGLGAVLGVGVLTGFAPAAAEAGAWFLPALALAALAALCCAFSTADQHRAHPAAAGGYAYIRNQLGPWPARIGGSAHLVGRAGVAAALAGAFGSYAFPEHRAAAAVGLLAVTAALGASGFRWGTRASLAAVAVALGVLAVVVLACFAVPPPGNPVTTAGGPGFDGLMGAASLLFVVFTGFERITAPLPGDRVFGDRVLRFAIPALVGFALVVALAVGAAVLRQLGPARLALSPVPLRDALVAAGGRSVLPLLAVGVAAIAVPALFAVLGSARRTLVGMTETGDLPRPRAAWPLEVVVPVAAALGASALPPATALAIGACGTAFYYGFTNASARVLLQEDRTWPMRTACLGLGLSVLLAMSAPAEALVATGALIALGTGLIALGRVRVPVG, from the coding sequence GTGACGATTCCGCCCCGTGCCGGGGCCGTGGTGCTCGGCCTGGGCGCCGTGCTCGGGGTCGGTGTGCTCACCGGTTTCGCCCCGGCCGCCGCCGAGGCGGGCGCCTGGTTCCTCCCCGCGCTCGCCCTCGCCGCCCTCGCCGCGCTGTGCTGCGCGTTCTCCACCGCCGACCAGCACCGCGCCCACCCGGCCGCCGCCGGCGGCTACGCCTACATCCGCAACCAGCTCGGCCCGTGGCCCGCGCGCATCGGGGGGAGCGCCCACCTGGTCGGCCGGGCCGGCGTGGCCGCCGCGCTGGCCGGCGCGTTCGGCTCCTACGCGTTCCCGGAGCACCGGGCCGCCGCCGCGGTCGGCCTGCTCGCGGTGACCGCGGCGCTGGGCGCTTCGGGGTTCCGCTGGGGCACCCGGGCCTCGCTCGCCGCGGTCGCGGTGGCGCTGGGCGTGCTCGCGGTCGTGGTGCTGGCCTGCTTCGCCGTGCCGCCGCCGGGCAACCCGGTCACCACCGCCGGCGGCCCCGGCTTCGACGGCCTGATGGGCGCCGCCTCGCTGCTGTTCGTGGTGTTCACCGGGTTCGAGCGGATCACCGCGCCGCTGCCGGGCGACCGGGTGTTCGGCGACCGCGTGCTGCGCTTCGCCATCCCGGCCCTCGTCGGGTTCGCGCTGGTGGTCGCCCTGGCCGTGGGCGCGGCGGTGCTGCGGCAGCTCGGCCCGGCCCGGCTGGCCCTGTCCCCGGTCCCGCTGCGGGACGCCCTGGTCGCTGCGGGCGGCCGGTCGGTGCTGCCGCTGCTGGCCGTGGGCGTGGCCGCGATCGCGGTGCCGGCGCTGTTCGCCGTGCTCGGCTCGGCCCGCCGCACGCTCGTGGGCATGACCGAGACCGGCGACCTGCCCCGGCCGCGCGCGGCCTGGCCGCTGGAGGTGGTGGTGCCGGTGGCCGCCGCGCTCGGCGCGTCGGCGCTGCCCCCGGCCACGGCGCTCGCGATCGGCGCGTGCGGCACGGCGTTCTACTACGGCTTCACCAACGCCTCGGCGCGCGTGCTGCTCCAGGAGGACCGCACCTGGCCCATGCGCACCGCGTGCCTGGGGCTGGGCCTGTCGGTGCTGCTGGCGATGAGCGCGCCCGCGGAGGCCCTGGTCGCCACCGGCGCGCTGATCGCGCTGGGTACCGGTCTGATCGCGCTGGGTCGGGTGCGGGTGCCGGTCGGGTAG
- the lpdA gene encoding dihydrolipoyl dehydrogenase encodes MTDTSADLVILGGGSGGYACAFRAAELGLSVILVEKDKLGGTCLHRGCIPTKALLHAAEVADNAREGDQFGVKSSLEGIDIAGVNSYKDGVVSRLYKGLQGLAKANKVTLVEGAGTFVGNRTVEVDGTRYTGKNVVLATGSYARSLPGLEIGGRVITSDQALNLDFVPEKVVVLGGGVIGVEFASVWASFGADVTIVEALPRLVPAEDEYASKQLERAFRRRGIKFKTGVKFTGATQNESGVAVTLESGDVLEADLLLVAVGRGPNTAGHGYEEAGVQVERGFVVTDERLRTNLDGVYAVGDIVRGLQLAHRGFQQGIFVAEEIAGQNPKVIDEAGIPRVTYCKPEVASVGLSEAAAKEKYGSVETFVYDLAGNGKSQILKTAGGVKLVKAPDGPVVGVTMVGERVGELIGEAQLIYSWEAYPEDVAPLIHAHPTQTEALGEAFLALAGKPLHVHG; translated from the coding sequence GTGACCGACACCTCCGCCGACCTCGTGATCCTCGGTGGCGGCTCGGGCGGCTACGCCTGCGCGTTCCGCGCTGCGGAGCTCGGCCTGTCCGTCATCCTGGTCGAGAAGGACAAGCTGGGGGGCACCTGCCTGCACCGCGGCTGCATCCCGACCAAGGCGCTGCTGCACGCGGCGGAGGTCGCGGACAACGCCCGCGAGGGTGACCAGTTCGGCGTGAAGTCCTCGCTGGAGGGCATCGACATCGCGGGTGTGAACTCGTACAAGGACGGCGTGGTCAGCCGGCTCTACAAGGGCCTGCAGGGCCTGGCCAAGGCCAACAAGGTCACCCTGGTCGAGGGCGCGGGCACCTTCGTGGGCAACAGGACCGTCGAGGTCGACGGCACGCGGTACACCGGCAAGAACGTGGTGCTGGCGACCGGCTCCTACGCCCGCAGCCTGCCGGGCCTGGAGATCGGCGGCCGGGTCATCACCAGCGACCAGGCGCTGAACCTGGACTTCGTCCCGGAGAAGGTGGTCGTGCTCGGCGGCGGCGTCATCGGCGTCGAGTTCGCCAGCGTGTGGGCCTCCTTCGGCGCCGACGTGACCATCGTGGAGGCGCTGCCCCGCCTGGTCCCCGCCGAGGACGAGTACGCGTCCAAGCAGCTGGAGCGCGCGTTCCGCCGCCGCGGCATCAAGTTCAAGACCGGCGTGAAGTTCACCGGCGCCACGCAGAACGAGTCGGGCGTCGCGGTGACCCTGGAGTCCGGCGACGTGCTGGAGGCGGACCTGCTGCTCGTCGCCGTCGGCCGCGGCCCCAACACCGCGGGCCACGGCTACGAGGAGGCCGGCGTCCAGGTCGAGCGCGGTTTCGTCGTCACCGACGAGCGCCTGAGGACCAACCTCGACGGCGTCTACGCGGTCGGCGACATCGTGCGCGGCCTCCAGCTCGCGCACCGCGGCTTCCAGCAGGGCATCTTCGTCGCCGAGGAGATCGCCGGGCAGAACCCGAAGGTCATCGACGAGGCGGGCATCCCGCGCGTCACCTACTGCAAGCCCGAGGTCGCGTCGGTGGGCCTGAGCGAGGCCGCCGCCAAGGAGAAGTACGGCTCCGTGGAGACGTTCGTCTACGACCTCGCGGGCAACGGCAAGAGCCAGATCCTGAAGACCGCCGGTGGCGTCAAGCTCGTGAAGGCGCCCGATGGCCCGGTGGTCGGTGTCACCATGGTCGGCGAGCGGGTCGGCGAGCTGATCGGTGAAGCCCAGCTGATCTACAGCTGGGAGGCGTACCCCGAGGACGTGGCGCCGTTGATCCACGCCCACCCGACCCAGACTGAAGCCCTCGGCGAAGCCTTCCTCGCCTTGGCCGGCAAGCCGCTGCACGTGCACGGCTGA
- a CDS encoding oxidoreductase → MGLFDRFRRKQRPGVLRAATSTDTGHLERWAAERRGVEAYVEPKTTVTETTVVLVAHDGEWTRRRIDGADGARRLAKKLGIPIYDAGIVGYPKRMREYSRRKNSQG, encoded by the coding sequence GTGGGCCTGTTCGACCGTTTTCGCAGGAAGCAGCGCCCCGGCGTGCTGCGGGCGGCCACGTCCACGGACACCGGCCACCTGGAGCGGTGGGCCGCCGAGCGGCGCGGCGTGGAGGCGTACGTCGAGCCGAAGACGACCGTGACGGAAACCACGGTGGTGCTCGTCGCCCACGACGGCGAGTGGACGCGCAGGCGCATCGACGGCGCGGACGGCGCGCGGCGGTTGGCCAAGAAGCTGGGCATCCCGATCTACGACGCGGGGATCGTCGGTTACCCCAAGCGCATGCGCGAGTACTCGCGGCGCAAGAACAGCCAGGGCTAG